The Brevundimonas sp. SORGH_AS_0993 genome segment CTGGGCGATCGCCTGCCTTTGGCGGATCGCGCCGACAATCGGGTGCTGGTTCCCGCCCTTGAAGGCGCGCCCCCGCGCCCGCCCAGCGACGTGATCCGGTCGCTGGGCGGGCGGACCATGGGCACGACCTGGAGTGCGCGGGTCATCGCCCCGCTCGGCGTCGGCGAGGACGATATCCGCGCGGCGATCCAGGCCGAAATGGATGCGGTTGTCGCCCTGTTCAGTCCGTGGGAGCCGACCAGCGAGGTCAGCCGTTTCAATGCGGCGCCCGAAGGCGTCTGGTCGGTGTCGCAACGCTTCTGGGACTTGCTGGACGCGGCGATGGACCTGGGAGACGAGACCAATGGCGCGGTGGATCCGACCCTGGGCGCCCTGGTCGATCTGTGGGGGTTCGGGCCGCCCGGCCCGCGTTCGCCTCTGCTGCCCGTGCCCTCCGAGGACGAGATCGCGGCGGCCATGGCCGTGTCCGGCTGGCGAAAGCTGCGCCTGAACCGCGAGGCGCGCGCCGCCATGCAGTTGGGCGGGATGAAGCTGGATTTTTCCGGCATCGCCAAGGGCCATGCGGTGGATCGCGTCTCGGATAGGCTGACGGCTCTGGGCGCGACCTCGCACCTGATCGAGATCGGCGGCGAGTTGAAGGGGCGTGGGGTCAAGCCGGACGCCCAGCCTTGGTGGGTGGAGATCGAGCGGGTCGAGGGCGCGGCCTTCCCCCGCACGGTGGCGGCCCTGTTCGACCTGGCCGTGGCGACCAGCGGCGATTATCGAAGAAGTTTCGAATATGCCGGGCGCCGTTACGCCCATACGATCGACGGATCGACTGGACGGCCGGTGGCGAACGCCCTGGCCTCGGTCACGGTGCTGCACGCCTCGGCCATGAAGGCCGACGCCTACGCCACGGCCCTGATGGTGATGGGCGGGTTCGAAGGCCCGGACTACGCCGAGGCGCTGGGCCTTGCGGCCCATTTCGTCGAGCGCACGGATCGCGGCCCGGTCGAGCGGATGACTTCGGCCTTCGCCGCCCTGCTGGACGATTCAGAGAGCGCCGCCGGTTGAGCACGGATCCTGAACGCTGGCTATGGGCCGTCGTCGCGCTCGGGCTGTGGCTGGCCCTGATCGCGGCGATCGTCTGGCGCGAACGTCGCGCGCGCTCGGCCGCGAAAGCGCGTTCGGACGCTCTGGCCGGATCGGACGCGGCGCCCATTCTGGTCGCCTTTGCCAGCCAGACGGGTTTCGCCGAGGAACTGGCCTGGATGACGGCGCGCGCCTTGGGCGAAGGCGGCGTCGGGGCGCGGGTCCTGTCCTTCGCCGACCTGGACCTGGCGACCCTGAAGGCGGCCGACCGCGCCCTGTTGATCGTGTCCACGACGGGGGAGGGCGACCCGCCCGACGCCGCCGCCCGCTTCGTGCGTCGAACCCTGGCGCAGTCCGTCGATCTGACCGGCCTGCGCTTCGGCCTTCTGGCCCTGGGCGATCGCAGCTACGAGCATTTCTGCGGCTTCGGCCATGCGGTCGACGGCTGGCTGAGACGCTCGGGCGCCGATCCCCTGTTCGATCTGGTCGAGGTGGACAATGGCGAGGCCGGCGCCATCCGCCACTGGCAGCATCAGTTGAACCAGATCACCGGCCAGGCCGCGGCCCCCGACTGGACGCCCCCCGCCTATGAGCCCTGGCGTCTGGCGGAGCGCGCCCTGGTCAATCCGGGTAGCCCAGGGGGGGCGGCCTATCGTCTGGCGTTCCATCCGGTCGGCGCGGCGCCCGACTGGTCGGCAGGCGACATCGCCGAGATCGGCCTGCCCGAACGGGACGGTGTGCAGCCGGGCGCGCGCGAATATTCCATCGCCTCCCTGCCGGGGGATGGTCGGGTCGAGTTCCTGATCCGGCTGATGCAGACGCCGGACGGAACGCCGGGCCTGGCCTCGGGCTGGCTGACCCAGGAGCTGCCGGTCGGGGAGGTGATCGACATGCGGCTGCGCGCGAACCGCAGCTTCCACGGCCCGGCGGACGAGACGCCGATGATCCTGATCGGCAACGGCACGGGCATCGCGGGCCTGCGCGCCCATCTGAAGGCGCGCACGGCGGCGGGCGGCGGGGCGTGGCTGCTGTTCGGAGAGCGGACGCGGGCGCACGACGCCTTCTTCGACGTCGAGCTTCAGGGCTGGCTGGCGTCTGGGGTGTTGCGACGGCTGGATCGGTCCTTCTCGCGCGACGCCGGCGATGGTCGCTATGTGCAGGATCTGATCGCCGCAGCGGCCGATGAGTTGCGTGCGTGGGTCGGGCGAGGCGCGGCGATCTATGTCTGCGGCAGTCTCGAAGGCATGTCCCAGGGCGTTCAGGCGGCGCTGGAGCAGGCGCTGGGCGCGGACGTGGTGCTGACGATGCTGGAAGACGGCCGCTATAGACGGGACGTGTATTAACCCTTTCCGCTCATCCCGGCCTTCGTCGGGATGAGCGGTTAGTTCCGTAGCCGCGCCAGAAGTTCGGCTGCGAAGGTCGACAGGGTGTCGTCACGGGCGCCCATGACGATGATCCGGTCGCCGGGTTTCGCGATCTCCACGATCCGGTCGCCGCAGTCTGCGCGTGTGGGTAGGGCCTCGGCCTGTCGTCCGGCGGCGCGCACGCCGGAGGCGATATCCTCGGACCCGACGCTGCGGTCCGTTGTGCCGCCGTAATAGACCGGCTCGGGCATCAGCAACACGTCGCCCGCGCGCATCAGGCCGATGAAGCCGTCGATGAACTCGGTCTTCATCAGCTTCAGCG includes the following:
- a CDS encoding FAD:protein FMN transferase, which gives rise to MTDTSSSRGSRAAPPVINLGDRLPLADRADNRVLVPALEGAPPRPPSDVIRSLGGRTMGTTWSARVIAPLGVGEDDIRAAIQAEMDAVVALFSPWEPTSEVSRFNAAPEGVWSVSQRFWDLLDAAMDLGDETNGAVDPTLGALVDLWGFGPPGPRSPLLPVPSEDEIAAAMAVSGWRKLRLNREARAAMQLGGMKLDFSGIAKGHAVDRVSDRLTALGATSHLIEIGGELKGRGVKPDAQPWWVEIERVEGAAFPRTVAALFDLAVATSGDYRRSFEYAGRRYAHTIDGSTGRPVANALASVTVLHASAMKADAYATALMVMGGFEGPDYAEALGLAAHFVERTDRGPVERMTSAFAALLDDSESAAG
- a CDS encoding sulfite reductase subunit alpha — encoded protein: MSTDPERWLWAVVALGLWLALIAAIVWRERRARSAAKARSDALAGSDAAPILVAFASQTGFAEELAWMTARALGEGGVGARVLSFADLDLATLKAADRALLIVSTTGEGDPPDAAARFVRRTLAQSVDLTGLRFGLLALGDRSYEHFCGFGHAVDGWLRRSGADPLFDLVEVDNGEAGAIRHWQHQLNQITGQAAAPDWTPPAYEPWRLAERALVNPGSPGGAAYRLAFHPVGAAPDWSAGDIAEIGLPERDGVQPGAREYSIASLPGDGRVEFLIRLMQTPDGTPGLASGWLTQELPVGEVIDMRLRANRSFHGPADETPMILIGNGTGIAGLRAHLKARTAAGGGAWLLFGERTRAHDAFFDVELQGWLASGVLRRLDRSFSRDAGDGRYVQDLIAAAADELRAWVGRGAAIYVCGSLEGMSQGVQAALEQALGADVVLTMLEDGRYRRDVY